From Drosophila subpulchrella strain 33 F10 #4 breed RU33 unplaced genomic scaffold, RU_Dsub_v1.1 Primary Assembly Seq354, whole genome shotgun sequence, the proteins below share one genomic window:
- the LOC119560538 gene encoding LOW QUALITY PROTEIN: low choriolytic enzyme (The sequence of the model RefSeq protein was modified relative to this genomic sequence to represent the inferred CDS: substituted 1 base at 1 genomic stop codon) — protein sequence MRHGVDTVSTXRSSGNIVTAKANRSSIMCAQLSGSAVVQVVVLLVVLVMISAPPASESAKLPERRYPAGVDFFEHEFTSVTEDEYDPYGPDIGDDDLGIDDPETMPRLFQGDIAIDPYTYITLRLGVNPMRHPKRLWPNGTIPFEISPRYANPERQAIVQAVKTFNSLTCVHFVPYDGEVDDYLLIEPPLEGPQGCWSYVGRRGGEQVVSLQRPDENSAHCFSSEGRIMHELMHAIGIYHEQSRADRDNFVKIHWDNIVPRFKKNFKLVSKKKGKYAFDYDYNSVMHYGEFYFSKRKGEKPTMTPLQPGVRIGQRKTISKIDCLKINELYGCLQGRRAKMYRSFCHLLGL from the exons ATGCGGCATGGCGTGGATACAGTGAGCACATAACGATCGAGTGGAAATATAGTCACAGCAAAGGCGAATCGCAGCTCTATAATGTGTGCACAGTTGAGTGGATCGGCGGTGGTGCAGGTGGTTGTGCTATTGGTGGTGCTAGTGATGATATCGGCACCACCGGCCAGTGAAAGTGCCAAGCTCCCGGAACGCCGATATCCCGCTGGAGTGGATTTCTTCGAGCACGAGTTCACCAGCGTCACGGAAG ATGAATACGATCCTTATGGACCCGACATTGGTGACGACGACTTGGGAATTGACGATCCGGAAACAATGCCCCGACTATTTCAAGGAGATATTGCCATTGATCCATACACCTATATCACCCTCCGACTGGGTGTTAATCCAATGAGACATCCAAAACGACTTTGGCCCAACGGCACTATTCCCTTCGAGATAAGCCCTCGATACGCAAATCCAGAAAGGCAGGCTATAGTTCAAGCCGTGAAAACCTTCAATTCCCTAACTTGCGTGCATTTTGTGCCCTACGATGGGGAAGTGGATGACTACCTGTTGATCGAACCGCCCTTAGAAGGGCCCCAAGGATGTTGGTCCTATGTGGGCCGAAGGGGAGGAGAACAAGTGGTGTCCCTCCAACGACCCGATGAAAACAGTGCCCATTGCTTCAGCAGCGAGGGAAGAATAATGCACGAACTAATGCACGCTATAGGCATATATCACGAACAATCCCGAGCTGATCGCGACAACTTTGTCAAGATCCACTGGGACAATATCGTCCCTCGATTCAAAAAGAACTTCAAACTGGTCTCAAAGAAAAAGGGGAAGTACGCCTTCGACTACGATTACAACTCAG tGATGCACTACGGGGAATTTTACTTCAGTAAGCGAAAGGGTGAAAAGCCCACTATGACCCCCCTGCAACCTGGAGTTAGGATCGGACAACGAAAGACCATCAGCAAGATCGACTGCCTCAAAATCAACGAGCTTTACGGCTGCTTGCAGGGCCGAAGGGCAAAAATGTATCGCAGCTTTTGCCATCTACTTGGGCTataa